The following are encoded together in the Alteromonas gilva genome:
- a CDS encoding DUF808 domain-containing protein — MAGANLLALIDDIATLLDDVAMMSKMAAKKTAGVLGDDLALNANQVQGVKPDREIPVVLAVAKGSFINKLILVPAALVISAFVPVLITILLVLGGLYLCFEGAEKLLHRFIPHADSSADAAARLDTLSDPSVDIVQLEKDKIKGAIRTDFILSAEIVVITLGSLQGADLTTQILVLSGLSIAFTVGVYGLVAGIVKMDDLGLYLLRKSLTGSYNSAQRLIGRFLLSAAPILMKVLSVVGTIAMFLVGGGILTHSIGFLHHMAASVIAWLPGVSLLASIAFDGIAGLIAGVIVALAVTAIAKLRK; from the coding sequence GTGGCCGGAGCCAACTTACTAGCACTCATTGATGATATTGCCACCTTGCTCGACGACGTCGCTATGATGTCGAAAATGGCCGCCAAGAAAACCGCCGGCGTACTCGGTGACGATCTTGCTCTCAATGCGAACCAGGTGCAGGGGGTCAAGCCCGATCGGGAAATTCCGGTTGTGCTGGCGGTCGCCAAAGGGTCATTCATTAACAAGCTGATACTGGTACCGGCAGCACTGGTTATCAGTGCCTTTGTGCCTGTACTGATTACGATTTTATTAGTGTTAGGCGGCCTTTATCTGTGCTTTGAGGGCGCCGAAAAGCTGCTTCACCGTTTTATTCCTCACGCCGACTCCAGCGCAGACGCCGCTGCAAGACTTGATACCCTGTCGGACCCGTCGGTTGATATTGTGCAACTCGAAAAGGACAAAATTAAAGGGGCAATCCGCACCGACTTTATCCTGTCAGCCGAAATTGTGGTTATTACTCTGGGCAGTTTGCAGGGCGCCGATTTAACCACTCAAATCCTGGTATTAAGCGGCTTAAGTATTGCCTTCACCGTTGGTGTTTACGGGTTGGTGGCAGGCATTGTCAAAATGGACGACTTAGGGTTGTATTTATTGCGCAAATCGCTGACCGGCTCCTATAACAGTGCACAACGTCTGATCGGGCGCTTTTTGTTGTCGGCAGCGCCGATTCTTATGAAAGTCCTGTCAGTGGTAGGGACGATTGCCATGTTTTTGGTCGGTGGCGGTATTCTTACTCACAGTATTGGTTTTTTACATCATATGGCCGCGAGCGTCATTGCCTGGCTCCCGGGGGTCTCTTTGCTCGCGAGCATCGCCTTTGACGGTATCGCCGGATTAATCGCCGGTGTTATTGTAGCGCTGGCAGTGACCGCCATAGCAAAGCTTCGCAAATAA
- a CDS encoding Dyp-type peroxidase yields the protein MPQPQSQPQKGICAEPNLHAQYLLFNVVDEDCQAVRAKLGRVLEVLDYYDNEHYEAMVSGVIAIGSHYWSELYPGPIPVELTPFPEMQSEDRVAPHTPFDLFIQIRADRIDICYAIGLEIMELLRIHVELVEQIQGFRYLDGRDLNGYLYAQDNPRGLQRAKVAVINEEDNEFNGGSFIHVQRFRHDLRRWQSLSQRQQEQIMGTTKEHNLPSVECNASSHSVRISLNPAETGSQSDLLKQGMPYGDMSAQGMFSVICAASSQPFKRMLHSQIYGNSDGEYDRWLDYTAAETGGSFFAPSIQFIKAHAKF from the coding sequence ATGCCGCAACCACAGTCACAACCGCAAAAAGGGATTTGCGCTGAGCCAAATTTGCATGCGCAGTATTTGTTGTTCAATGTGGTTGATGAAGATTGTCAGGCAGTAAGAGCAAAGTTAGGTCGGGTGCTGGAAGTACTTGACTACTACGACAACGAACACTACGAAGCCATGGTGTCGGGCGTTATTGCCATTGGTAGCCACTACTGGAGTGAGCTATATCCGGGTCCGATCCCCGTGGAACTCACGCCCTTTCCGGAGATGCAAAGCGAAGACCGGGTGGCGCCGCACACGCCGTTTGACTTGTTTATCCAGATCCGTGCCGACCGAATTGATATTTGCTACGCCATTGGCCTGGAAATAATGGAACTGTTACGCATTCATGTTGAGCTGGTGGAGCAAATTCAGGGCTTTCGCTACCTGGATGGGCGGGATCTGAACGGCTATCTCTATGCCCAGGATAATCCTCGCGGGTTACAACGGGCTAAGGTGGCCGTTATCAACGAGGAGGACAATGAATTCAATGGCGGCAGCTTTATTCATGTGCAACGTTTTCGGCACGACTTACGGCGCTGGCAGAGCTTGTCGCAACGTCAGCAGGAACAAATCATGGGCACCACGAAAGAGCATAATCTGCCCAGCGTAGAATGTAATGCATCGTCACATTCTGTCCGGATAAGTCTTAATCCGGCCGAAACCGGCAGCCAAAGCGATCTGCTAAAACAGGGCATGCCGTATGGTGACATGTCGGCCCAGGGGATGTTTTCGGTTATTTGCGCGGCAAGTTCGCAGCCATTTAAGCGCATGCTGCATAGCCAGATTTATGGCAACTCAGACGGCGAGTACGATCGCTGGCTCGACTATACTGCGGCAGAAACCGGCGGCTCTTTTTTTGCGCCTTCCATTCAATTTATCAAAGCCCACGCCAAATTCTGA
- a CDS encoding DUF2982 domain-containing protein gives MSSSDDNILIKSTAKRNGLTTLLIGVVALLIASIALSFAPKVLFLPLIFAISGAIVTMLVGWFKIREPEHSLSIGRDKVSYQHRCGQWRLNWDDIQRIDCPRVSRGLEMDTLELVGFKLKRYDEFLLTISPRLASHIIIEQRPLLIHSQNKNCSTGGCYSSSLFEDKPYTLENGQILTGIKAILANRMTAVRESLGYDVFIAASELDREPHAFVSFLRDCQVARLREPL, from the coding sequence ATGTCTTCCAGCGATGACAACATACTGATTAAATCAACGGCTAAGCGCAATGGGTTAACCACGCTACTCATTGGCGTGGTGGCGCTGCTTATTGCTTCCATAGCGCTGTCATTCGCGCCGAAAGTGTTATTCCTGCCGCTTATATTTGCTATCAGTGGCGCCATCGTAACTATGCTCGTTGGTTGGTTTAAAATTCGCGAACCCGAGCACAGTTTGTCAATTGGTCGTGACAAGGTGAGTTATCAGCACCGTTGCGGGCAGTGGCGTTTAAACTGGGACGATATTCAACGTATCGACTGTCCCCGGGTGAGTCGTGGACTGGAAATGGATACGCTGGAACTGGTGGGTTTTAAACTCAAACGTTACGATGAGTTTTTACTGACCATATCGCCGCGCCTGGCCTCACACATTATTATTGAGCAACGCCCGTTGCTGATCCACAGCCAGAATAAAAACTGCAGTACCGGCGGTTGCTATAGCAGCAGTCTCTTTGAAGATAAGCCTTACACGCTGGAAAATGGCCAGATACTGACCGGCATAAAAGCGATATTAGCAAACCGTATGACAGCGGTGCGGGAGTCGCTGGGCTATGATGTATTTATTGCGGCCAGCGAACTGGATCGCGAACCTCACGCGTTCGTTAGCTTTTTGCGTGACTGTCAGGTGGCCAGGTTACGAGAGCCACTTTGA
- the ggt gene encoding gamma-glutamyltransferase — MKIVCNVLLLLVCSTQLAVAYDRITGAPFASRSEVIASNGMAATSQPLATQVALDILKQGGNAVDAAIAANAMLGLVEPTGSGIGGDLFAIVWDANTKQLYGLNASGRSPLSLTKDEFTQRGLTKIPSFGPLPVSVPGAVDGWFELHKKFGSLPMTTILAPAIGYAREGFPISEVVAYYWQMNVDRIGHYPGFADVFMPGCKVPRKGDIFKNLSLAATYEKIATGGRDAFYKGDIARAIAAYMKEQGGFLSYDDLAQHTSEWVTPVAANYRGYDIWELPPNGQGIAALQILNILEQYDIEGMGFGSADYIHTFVEAKKLAFEDRAKYYADPAFNDIPVTQLISKEYASKRRKLIDPQQASKRLDAGVVDGDTIYLTVADKDGNMVSLIQSNYRGMGSGMTPPELGFVLQNRGELFTLEPGHNNAYKPGKRPFHTIIPAMVTRNSKPWLSFGVMGGATQPQMHAQIIVNLIDFGMNLQEAGDAPRFIHVGSSSPTGGLMKDGGAISLENGFAPVQVRELMERGHQLHNILGIYGGYQAIMYDADKQIYYGASESRKDGQAAGY; from the coding sequence ATGAAAATAGTCTGTAACGTATTGCTGCTCTTAGTATGCAGCACCCAATTGGCGGTAGCCTATGATCGTATTACTGGAGCGCCCTTCGCCAGCCGCTCTGAAGTGATCGCCAGCAATGGTATGGCCGCTACCAGCCAACCACTGGCCACACAGGTGGCACTGGATATTCTTAAACAAGGCGGCAATGCCGTGGATGCCGCTATCGCAGCAAATGCGATGCTTGGGTTAGTTGAGCCAACTGGCAGCGGTATCGGTGGTGACTTGTTTGCCATTGTATGGGACGCCAATACTAAGCAACTGTATGGCCTGAATGCCTCAGGGCGCTCGCCGCTATCGCTAACAAAAGATGAATTTACCCAACGCGGTCTGACTAAAATCCCCAGCTTTGGCCCTTTGCCGGTATCGGTACCAGGTGCTGTGGATGGCTGGTTTGAACTGCATAAAAAGTTTGGCAGCCTGCCAATGACCACGATATTGGCCCCTGCCATCGGTTATGCCAGAGAAGGATTTCCGATAAGTGAAGTGGTGGCGTATTACTGGCAAATGAATGTGGACAGAATTGGTCATTATCCGGGCTTTGCCGACGTATTTATGCCGGGTTGCAAGGTGCCGCGCAAAGGCGACATCTTTAAAAATCTAAGCCTTGCTGCCACCTACGAAAAAATCGCCACAGGTGGCCGGGATGCGTTTTATAAGGGTGATATTGCTCGAGCTATCGCGGCGTATATGAAAGAGCAGGGCGGCTTTTTATCGTATGACGATCTCGCGCAACACACCTCTGAGTGGGTCACGCCCGTGGCGGCTAACTATCGCGGTTACGACATATGGGAACTGCCGCCTAATGGGCAGGGCATTGCTGCACTACAAATATTAAATATCCTCGAACAATACGACATTGAGGGCATGGGCTTTGGCTCAGCCGACTATATTCACACCTTTGTTGAAGCTAAAAAACTGGCCTTTGAAGATCGCGCAAAATACTATGCCGACCCGGCCTTTAATGATATTCCGGTCACGCAGCTGATATCCAAGGAATACGCCAGTAAGCGTCGTAAGCTCATTGACCCTCAACAGGCAAGTAAACGCCTGGACGCCGGGGTTGTCGACGGTGATACTATTTATCTCACTGTGGCAGACAAAGACGGCAACATGGTGTCGTTGATTCAAAGTAATTACCGCGGCATGGGCTCAGGTATGACGCCGCCTGAATTAGGTTTTGTACTGCAAAATCGTGGCGAGCTGTTTACGCTGGAGCCGGGTCACAATAATGCGTACAAGCCCGGTAAACGCCCGTTTCATACGATTATTCCGGCCATGGTTACCCGTAACAGTAAACCCTGGCTGAGTTTTGGTGTAATGGGCGGCGCGACACAGCCACAAATGCACGCGCAAATTATTGTAAACCTGATTGATTTTGGTATGAATCTGCAGGAAGCGGGCGATGCCCCCCGGTTTATTCACGTTGGCTCGAGCAGCCCCACCGGTGGGTTAATGAAAGACGGTGGTGCCATTAGTCTGGAAAACGGCTTTGCGCCGGTACAGGTTCGCGAGCTAATGGAGAGAGGCCATCAGCTCCACAACATACTGGGCATTTACGGTGGCTATCAAGCCATTATGTATGATGCCGATAAGCAGATATACTATGGCGCATCGGAAAGTCGCAAAGATGGTCAGGCCGCGGGTTATTAA
- the glnK gene encoding P-II family nitrogen regulator: MKLVTAIIKPFKLDDVREAISEIGIDGLTVTEVKGFGRQKGHTELYRGAEYQVDFLPKVKLEIAVQDDQVERLVEAIVGAAKTGKIGDGKVFVYDLEGAVRIRTGETDTDAL; the protein is encoded by the coding sequence ATGAAACTAGTCACAGCAATCATCAAGCCGTTTAAGCTGGATGATGTTCGTGAAGCCATTTCTGAGATCGGTATCGACGGTTTGACCGTGACCGAGGTGAAAGGCTTTGGACGTCAAAAAGGACATACCGAATTATACCGTGGAGCCGAATATCAAGTCGACTTCCTGCCTAAAGTTAAACTGGAGATTGCCGTTCAGGATGACCAGGTAGAACGTTTGGTTGAAGCCATCGTAGGTGCTGCGAAAACGGGCAAAATTGGTGACGGAAAGGTTTTTGTTTATGACCTTGAAGGTGCCGTTCGGATTCGCACAGGCGAAACAGATACCGACGCACTTTAA
- a CDS encoding ammonium transporter, which translates to METTFELGYALDTFYFLICGALVMWMAAGFAMLEAGLVRAKNTTEILTKNIALFAIACTMYMICGYGIMYGGGDWAPFLGGIMADGATGVAEDPATYAPSADFFFQVVFVATAMSIVSGAVAERMKLWAFLAFAVVMTGFIYPMEGAWTWGGASVFGMYTLGDLGFSDFAGSGIVHMAGAAAALAGVLVLGPRKGKYTADGKINAIPGANLPLATLGTFILWMGWFGFNGGSVLATATVESANSVAVVFMNTNAAAAGGCIAALIVARIMFGKADLTMALNGALAGLVAITAEPSTPEPLTATLFGGLGGILVVFSIVTLDKLKIDDPVGAISVHGVVGLLGLLLVPITGGATFMGQIYGALTIFVWVFVTSLVAWLIIKAIIGVRVTEEEEFEGVDVSECGLEAYPDFTGGRS; encoded by the coding sequence ATGGAAACAACTTTTGAATTAGGGTACGCATTAGATACCTTTTACTTTTTGATCTGTGGCGCACTGGTAATGTGGATGGCTGCAGGTTTTGCCATGCTGGAAGCAGGCCTTGTTCGTGCTAAAAACACCACTGAAATTCTGACCAAAAACATCGCTTTGTTCGCGATTGCCTGCACCATGTATATGATTTGTGGTTACGGCATCATGTATGGCGGCGGTGACTGGGCACCTTTCCTGGGCGGCATCATGGCTGACGGCGCAACAGGTGTTGCTGAAGATCCGGCAACTTATGCACCATCGGCTGACTTTTTCTTCCAGGTAGTATTCGTTGCCACGGCAATGTCTATTGTCTCGGGCGCAGTGGCTGAGCGTATGAAACTGTGGGCTTTCCTGGCCTTTGCAGTTGTTATGACCGGTTTCATCTACCCAATGGAAGGTGCCTGGACCTGGGGCGGTGCGTCTGTCTTTGGTATGTACACGCTGGGCGACCTGGGCTTCTCTGACTTTGCCGGTTCGGGTATCGTTCACATGGCCGGTGCGGCAGCTGCGTTAGCGGGTGTGCTGGTACTGGGCCCTCGTAAAGGTAAATACACTGCCGACGGTAAAATTAACGCGATTCCTGGCGCAAACCTGCCACTTGCTACACTGGGTACATTTATCCTGTGGATGGGTTGGTTTGGTTTCAACGGTGGTTCTGTGCTGGCGACAGCAACAGTGGAAAGCGCCAACTCAGTGGCAGTGGTCTTCATGAACACTAACGCTGCGGCAGCCGGTGGTTGTATTGCGGCACTGATTGTTGCTCGCATCATGTTTGGCAAAGCTGACCTGACCATGGCCCTTAACGGTGCACTGGCTGGTTTGGTTGCCATTACTGCCGAACCTTCTACACCAGAACCGCTGACAGCAACCTTATTCGGTGGCCTGGGTGGTATCCTGGTAGTATTCAGCATCGTTACGCTTGATAAGCTGAAAATCGATGATCCGGTAGGCGCGATTTCTGTTCACGGCGTGGTTGGTTTGTTAGGTCTGTTACTGGTACCAATCACTGGTGGCGCGACCTTTATGGGTCAAATCTACGGTGCACTGACCATCTTCGTATGGGTATTTGTTACCAGCCTGGTTGCCTGGTTAATCATCAAAGCAATTATCGGTGTACGGGTAACGGAAGAAGAAGAATTTGAAGGTGTTGACGTGAGCGAGTGTGGCCTTGAAGCCTATCCTGACTTCACCGGCGGCCGTTCATAA
- the hemL gene encoding glutamate-1-semialdehyde 2,1-aminomutase: MQRSEQLFERAQRSIPGGVNSPVRAFKAVGGTPRFIAKADGPYIYDVDGKRYIDYVQSWGPMVLGHNNSRIREAVIDAAASGLSFGAPTEAEVFMAEKVRELVPSMEMVRMVNSGTEATMSAIRLARGYTGKNKLVKFEGCYHGHADSLLVKAGSGALTLGVPSSPGVPDDVAKHTLTVEFNNLDSVKQIFAECGDDIACIIVEPVAGNMNCIPPVDGFLQGLRDICDEHGALLIFDEVMTGFRVSRGGAQERYAITPDLTCLGKVIGGGMPVGAFGGKKKILTHIAPTGPVYQAGTLSGNPIAMAAGLAALDQLAQPGLYDSIFANTKALVDGFQAIANENNIPFTTNHAGSMFGLFFTDVDKVVNYQQAINCNQAQFKQFYHGMLDEGVYLAPASYEAGFVSKLHDEAIVEATLDAARKVFANL, from the coding sequence ATGCAACGATCAGAACAGTTATTTGAGCGGGCGCAACGCTCAATCCCCGGCGGTGTAAATTCGCCGGTACGCGCCTTTAAGGCCGTAGGCGGTACGCCACGTTTTATAGCCAAAGCAGATGGCCCGTATATTTACGATGTGGATGGCAAACGGTATATCGACTATGTGCAATCGTGGGGACCAATGGTATTGGGTCATAACAATAGCCGTATCCGCGAGGCCGTTATTGACGCTGCCGCATCGGGCTTAAGTTTTGGTGCACCCACCGAAGCGGAAGTGTTCATGGCCGAAAAAGTCCGTGAACTCGTGCCATCCATGGAAATGGTTCGCATGGTGAACTCCGGCACCGAGGCAACCATGTCGGCAATACGTTTAGCCCGGGGCTACACCGGTAAAAATAAGCTGGTTAAGTTTGAAGGCTGCTATCATGGTCATGCCGACTCTCTGCTTGTCAAAGCGGGCTCAGGCGCATTAACCCTGGGCGTGCCCAGTTCACCGGGCGTACCCGATGATGTGGCAAAGCACACGCTGACAGTTGAATTTAATAATCTCGACAGCGTCAAACAAATCTTTGCTGAATGCGGCGATGACATTGCCTGCATTATTGTTGAGCCGGTAGCGGGCAATATGAACTGCATCCCGCCGGTTGACGGGTTCCTGCAAGGCCTTCGCGATATCTGTGATGAGCATGGCGCCTTACTGATTTTTGACGAAGTAATGACAGGGTTTCGTGTAAGCCGCGGTGGCGCACAAGAGCGCTACGCCATTACTCCTGATCTGACCTGTCTGGGCAAGGTGATCGGTGGCGGTATGCCGGTTGGCGCATTTGGCGGTAAAAAGAAAATTCTGACCCACATCGCCCCTACTGGTCCGGTGTATCAGGCCGGCACTCTCTCGGGCAATCCTATTGCCATGGCAGCCGGTTTAGCCGCCCTCGATCAATTAGCCCAGCCGGGGTTGTACGACAGCATCTTTGCTAATACCAAGGCACTGGTCGACGGGTTTCAGGCGATTGCCAATGAAAACAACATCCCCTTTACCACTAATCATGCTGGTTCTATGTTTGGTTTATTTTTTACCGACGTCGACAAGGTGGTCAATTATCAACAGGCAATTAACTGTAATCAGGCTCAGTTTAAACAGTTTTACCATGGCATGCTGGACGAAGGCGTTTACCTGGCACCAGCCTCCTACGAAGCCGGTTTTGTATCGAAACTGCATGATGAGGCAATTGTTGAAGCAACCTTAGACGCTGCCCGCAAGGTATTTGCCAACCTCTGA
- the mrcB gene encoding penicillin-binding protein 1B, with the protein MTAKKTKQANTPTRKSWLWNLFWKLSLLFLVLLAAYVIYLDAQIKQHFSGNKWQVPAQIYARPLQLVQDQEITRKEVLDELKLLGYRQVSAISGSGEYSVGKGVINVYRRAFHFPDGFQPLRQIRLRWQGSRIVSITDLQTEETLSQIRLESWLVTRLASSSREDRMLITLDDVPPLLVTALTLVEDRDFYQHHGVAPLSILRALLANIAAGRTVQGGSTLTQQLVKNLYLTRERSLERKVKEALMAIIIDARYGKDEIIQAYLNEVFLGQSGDLAVHGFGLASYFYFDRPINELDETEIALLVGMIKGPSYYNPRKYTDRTIERRNLVLRVLLEANELTPEQYEMAVSRPLGIATGDSLATGKHPAFMAQVRKELQTILADPNIRESGVKVFTTLDIYAQRRAEQALTTTLTRLQQQRSTELEAAMVISDISSGEVRALVGGKQVGFAGFNRALDAVRPIGSLVKPAVYLTALSQPASYNLATPLEDKPLALDDEQGDTWRPQNFDKTYRGTVPLIDALSLSLNVPTVNLGLEVGIDNVAATLRDLGVKRTIPHVPALTLGALALTPFETNQMYQTIANNGAYRPLHTVDAIVSVNNRLMWQQEEYGEQRVSEESAYLLNYALYKVATEGTAKAIGAKFKTINMAGKTGTTDDYRDSWFAGFDRNNLATVWVGNDDNGSTGLTGSTGALPVFMAYQALQEPKSLSRRFPAGLGIAHFDATSGVAVRPGCPDSVSVPAVLDALPVAQQDCTGPRTNRSEQTKKKKTWWDRLFGGE; encoded by the coding sequence GTGACAGCAAAAAAAACCAAGCAAGCCAACACTCCTACCCGTAAATCCTGGCTTTGGAATCTGTTCTGGAAGTTATCGCTACTGTTTCTAGTGTTGCTGGCCGCTTACGTGATTTACCTCGATGCGCAAATCAAACAGCATTTTTCAGGTAATAAATGGCAGGTGCCGGCACAAATCTATGCCCGGCCGCTGCAATTAGTCCAGGACCAGGAAATTACCCGTAAAGAAGTACTCGATGAGCTTAAGTTGCTGGGCTATCGTCAGGTTTCGGCTATTTCGGGCAGCGGCGAATACAGTGTAGGTAAGGGCGTAATAAACGTGTACCGGCGCGCCTTTCACTTTCCTGACGGTTTTCAACCGTTGCGGCAAATCCGTTTGCGCTGGCAAGGTTCACGGATAGTCTCCATCACCGATTTGCAAACCGAAGAAACCCTCAGTCAGATTCGGCTGGAGTCGTGGCTGGTTACACGCTTAGCCAGTAGTAGCCGTGAAGATCGCATGTTAATTACACTGGATGACGTGCCGCCGCTGCTAGTGACAGCACTGACGTTGGTTGAAGACCGCGACTTTTATCAGCACCACGGTGTGGCACCGCTGTCTATCCTGCGGGCATTACTTGCCAATATTGCCGCCGGACGCACAGTGCAAGGCGGCAGCACGCTTACTCAACAATTGGTCAAGAACCTCTATCTTACCCGTGAGCGCTCGCTGGAACGGAAAGTAAAAGAGGCACTGATGGCAATCATTATTGATGCCCGTTACGGCAAAGATGAGATCATTCAGGCCTATCTCAACGAAGTGTTTCTGGGCCAAAGTGGCGACCTTGCCGTGCATGGCTTTGGTCTGGCGAGTTATTTTTATTTTGACCGGCCCATCAATGAACTGGACGAAACTGAAATTGCCCTGCTGGTGGGCATGATTAAAGGGCCATCGTATTACAATCCACGCAAGTATACTGACCGTACCATCGAACGGCGCAACCTGGTACTACGGGTACTGCTGGAAGCCAATGAGCTTACCCCTGAGCAATACGAAATGGCGGTTTCCCGTCCGCTGGGGATAGCCACTGGCGACAGTCTGGCTACGGGCAAGCATCCGGCCTTTATGGCGCAGGTGCGTAAAGAGCTGCAAACCATTTTGGCCGATCCTAATATTCGCGAGTCTGGCGTAAAAGTATTTACCACCCTGGATATCTACGCGCAGCGCCGGGCAGAGCAAGCTCTCACTACAACGCTGACACGCTTACAACAGCAGCGCAGCACTGAACTGGAGGCTGCAATGGTGATCTCGGATATCAGTAGCGGTGAGGTGCGGGCGTTAGTGGGCGGTAAGCAAGTAGGCTTTGCTGGCTTTAACCGGGCTCTGGATGCGGTGCGCCCGATTGGTTCGCTGGTAAAGCCGGCGGTATATTTAACCGCCCTTTCACAACCGGCATCATATAATCTGGCTACCCCACTAGAGGATAAGCCGCTGGCACTGGATGATGAACAAGGCGATACCTGGCGGCCGCAGAATTTTGATAAAACCTATCGTGGTACAGTGCCGTTAATCGACGCTTTGAGCTTATCGCTTAACGTGCCGACGGTGAATCTGGGGCTGGAAGTGGGCATCGATAATGTGGCCGCAACGCTGCGTGATTTAGGCGTAAAAAGAACAATCCCTCACGTGCCGGCACTTACCTTGGGGGCACTGGCACTGACCCCTTTTGAAACCAATCAGATGTACCAGACTATTGCTAATAACGGCGCATACCGACCGCTACACACGGTGGATGCCATTGTGAGTGTTAATAATCGGCTGATGTGGCAGCAGGAAGAATACGGTGAGCAACGGGTCAGCGAAGAATCTGCTTATTTGCTTAACTACGCGCTGTATAAGGTGGCTACCGAAGGCACCGCGAAAGCAATTGGCGCTAAGTTCAAAACGATTAATATGGCCGGTAAAACCGGCACCACGGATGATTACCGTGACAGTTGGTTTGCTGGCTTTGATCGCAATAATCTGGCCACAGTATGGGTGGGTAATGACGATAATGGCTCAACCGGGCTAACCGGTTCAACGGGAGCCCTGCCAGTATTTATGGCGTATCAGGCGCTGCAAGAGCCCAAATCATTATCACGCCGGTTTCCTGCTGGTCTGGGTATAGCTCATTTTGATGCAACAAGCGGTGTGGCCGTACGACCGGGTTGTCCGGACAGTGTAAGTGTACCGGCGGTTTTAGATGCGTTGCCCGTAGCCCAGCAGGACTGTACGGGGCCACGAACCAATCGATCTGAACAAACCAAAAAGAAAAAAACCTGGTGGGATCGACTTTTCGGGGGCGAATAA
- a CDS encoding aspartate carbamoyltransferase — MSSFTGNHILSVNQFDRDAIDLVFSVAECMEPYAKRQKRTTVLDGAILGNLFFEPSTRTRVSFGTAFNLLGGEVRETTGMANSALAKGESLYDTARVLSGYSDIIAMRHPAAGSVAEFAEGSRVPVINGGDGANEHPTQALLDLFTIKRELQYNQKSIDGLHIAMIGDLRYGRTVHSLSKLLCLFKNVRFTLISPTELAMPDYILDTIENAGHSLHVTDQLEGNMDADICYQTRIQEERFPSQDEANKYRGKFRLNQAIYTRHFQSKTVIMHPLPRDSRTEANELDNDLNLNPNLAIFRQTDNGVLVRMALFALTLGVENLVSQYEKDVIWYSNKS; from the coding sequence ATGTCTAGTTTCACCGGGAATCATATCCTTTCTGTTAACCAATTTGACCGCGACGCTATCGATTTGGTTTTCAGTGTTGCCGAATGCATGGAGCCTTACGCTAAACGCCAAAAAAGAACTACTGTTCTTGATGGCGCTATACTAGGGAATTTGTTTTTCGAGCCCAGCACCCGGACACGGGTGAGCTTTGGCACTGCCTTTAATTTACTGGGTGGTGAAGTCAGAGAAACCACCGGTATGGCTAACTCTGCGTTAGCCAAAGGCGAATCTCTGTACGATACCGCCCGGGTGCTGAGTGGCTATTCAGATATCATCGCCATGCGCCATCCGGCCGCCGGTTCGGTCGCTGAATTTGCCGAGGGTAGCCGTGTGCCGGTGATTAATGGCGGTGATGGCGCCAATGAGCATCCCACTCAGGCACTGCTCGATTTGTTCACCATTAAACGCGAGTTACAGTACAACCAAAAATCCATTGATGGTTTGCACATCGCGATGATCGGCGATCTGCGATACGGACGCACCGTTCACTCGTTGTCCAAGCTGTTATGTTTATTCAAGAATGTGCGTTTTACATTGATCTCGCCAACCGAACTGGCCATGCCCGACTACATTTTAGATACTATCGAAAATGCCGGCCACTCACTGCACGTGACGGATCAGTTAGAAGGTAACATGGACGCGGACATTTGTTACCAAACCCGCATTCAGGAAGAGCGCTTCCCCTCTCAGGACGAAGCCAATAAATACCGCGGAAAATTCCGCCTGAACCAGGCCATTTACACACGTCATTTTCAGTCTAAGACCGTGATCATGCATCCGTTACCGCGGGATTCACGTACTGAGGCTAACGAACTCGACAACGATCTTAATCTCAATCCAAATTTGGCGATTTTCCGGCAAACCGACAATGGTGTGCTGGTGCGTATGGCGCTGTTCGCGCTCACGCTGGGCGTAGAAAACCTCGTTAGCCAATACGAAAAAGACGTCATTTGGTACAGCAATAAGAGCTAA